AGATGGCCGGCTACGGCCGTGTCGACGGCGCCAAGGATCGGCTGCGTCAGGTTCGCGAGCACGATCGGCACGGCGAGGCCGAGCACCCTGCGGTGGCCGACGCCGGCGCGGCCGGGCGCGACCCCGGCGGATAACGCGGAAGGCGCCGACATCGCGCCGCTTACGCGCGTTCCTGCACGCAGATCCACGGCGACACGACCACGGCCCACAGCTCGGGCGCGCGTGCCGCGTAGTCCTGCGCGAGTTCGGCGGGCATGCGCGCCACGTGGCCGGCGGCGAGCCACGGCGTGACCTGCTCGGTGCGGTCCGCGGCGATCGCCTCGGCGACGCTGACCAGATCGAGGTCGCGCGCGACCGACAGCAGCTTGCCCTGCGCGAAGAAGCGTTCGAGATCGCACCAGTCGATCTTCGCGGTTTCGCCGAGCAGTTGGGTATAGAGCGCGGAAGGCGCCGCGCCGGCGGACGGTGGGTTCGATGAAGTCATGAGCTGACGTTGGGGCAGGACGCGGCCGCCGGAGCGTGCCGCCGTAATGATGGACGTGACGATGGATGAGCGGCGGCGGGCGGTGTCGGCAGGCGCGCCGCTCGCGCGGTCTCGCACGATATGTCGCAGCGCGTGATTCTAGCCGATCCGGCGCGGGCCGCTCGATCCGG
The genomic region above belongs to Burkholderia plantarii and contains:
- a CDS encoding DUF2288 domain-containing protein, which produces MTSSNPPSAGAAPSALYTQLLGETAKIDWCDLERFFAQGKLLSVARDLDLVSVAEAIAADRTEQVTPWLAAGHVARMPAELAQDYAARAPELWAVVVSPWICVQERA